One segment of Sphingobacteriales bacterium DNA contains the following:
- a CDS encoding T9SS type A sorting domain-containing protein produces MGENCAPEGEGMGMIEDIQNGENPVAKLYTSAQEDNSALGIEQINVAFTMFPNPAVNQVTINTETPIQAVEVFDLQGKSVYHTIWNSSVTTQTEIPVVGLTRGMYIVKITFNNNSIQTQSLNVN; encoded by the coding sequence TTGGGCGAAAACTGTGCTCCTGAAGGCGAAGGAATGGGAATGATAGAAGACATTCAAAATGGAGAAAACCCTGTAGCTAAATTATACACTTCTGCACAAGAAGATAATTCAGCTTTAGGCATTGAGCAAATAAATGTAGCTTTCACAATGTTCCCGAATCCGGCTGTGAATCAGGTGACTATCAATACCGAAACACCAATTCAGGCAGTAGAAGTATTTGATTTGCAAGGAAAATCAGTTTATCATACAATATGGAACAGCAGCGTGACTACTCAAACAGAAATACCTGTAGTCGGTTTAACCCGCGGTATGTATATTGTTAAAATCACCTTCAACAATAATTCCATACAAACACAAAGTTTGAACGTAAATTAA
- a CDS encoding sigma-70 family RNA polymerase sigma factor produces MRQLKIQNQITVREGPALEKYLNDISKLKLLTADEETDLARKTKQGDEVALAKLVNHNLRFVVSVAKQYQNQGLHLADLINEGNLGLIKAANRFDETKGFKFISYAVWWIRQAIMHALVEKSRLIRLPLNKVESYKKIYHELLHFLQDNQREPSIDELAELVDISKDDIRLILKAADRPVSTDDTIGNDDDSTTLLQTIESNDEHTPDESLMSVSLKEEIKNTMSILHPKEIEILNCFFGLNDNAEMNLDDISERMGLTRERVRQIKDRALRRLRKTSLNSELRAYLGK; encoded by the coding sequence ATGAGACAGTTGAAGATCCAAAATCAAATTACGGTTCGTGAAGGACCTGCTTTGGAAAAGTATTTGAATGATATCAGTAAATTGAAATTGCTCACTGCCGATGAGGAAACAGATTTAGCAAGGAAAACTAAACAAGGTGATGAGGTCGCTTTGGCAAAATTGGTCAATCACAATTTGCGTTTTGTGGTATCGGTGGCAAAACAATACCAAAATCAAGGCTTGCATTTAGCTGATTTGATAAATGAGGGCAATTTGGGCTTGATAAAAGCTGCCAATCGTTTTGATGAAACTAAAGGCTTTAAATTTATCTCTTATGCTGTATGGTGGATTCGTCAGGCGATTATGCACGCATTGGTGGAAAAATCGCGTCTGATTCGTTTGCCGCTTAATAAAGTAGAGTCGTATAAAAAAATATATCATGAGTTGCTGCACTTTTTGCAGGATAATCAGCGAGAACCTTCTATTGATGAATTAGCTGAGTTGGTGGATATTAGCAAAGATGATATTCGTTTGATTCTGAAAGCTGCCGACCGCCCTGTTTCTACCGACGATACCATCGGCAACGATGATGATAGTACTACTTTGTTGCAAACCATCGAAAGCAATGACGAACATACTCCCGACGAAAGTTTGATGAGTGTGTCTTTAAAAGAAGAAATAAAAAATACCATGAGTATTTTGCACCCGAAAGAAATTGAAATTCTGAATTGCTTTTTCGGACTCAATGATAATGCGGAGATGAATTTAGATGATATTAGCGAAAGAATGGGCTTGACCCGCGAAAGGGTGCGCCAGATTAAAGACCGTGCTCTGCGGCGTTTGCGCAAAACTTCTCTTAACTCGGAGTTGCGTGCTTATTTGGGAAAATAA
- a CDS encoding cadherin-like domain-containing protein produces MNWEFYTMDSGTDGKKSKITGLGDFAGWELYLTQETAGNKYTTQVGMAANDKTYTYGLSTWFKATGTNAAGEAVSNIPGDFNLEFCQECSGTAQVTVNAAPGTFTYSLSPTGSVNVNGSTVSASSLCPGAYTLTVNLSNGSVQTYPISISDDDTYDISTSVSTVAPTGSNCNGSAQIALSFVGGNNYTYTYNGGGTVTKNTNSLTISNLCEGNGSITINYGTCAEVVTFTVGTPAPCEETTQFCTEIGQSLSICPTFCSLNNSITYNSTNSSLGANVQVQGNCILYTPNTSSAANDVLTVTAHDNTGATETVVLNITIGDCNGGQIFAVDDYAQTFIDYPVSVNVLGNEVSPSGASLTIVEIYQPSMGFATIYNGQIIYTPPVGYTGTVTFSYKVCDTAGNCDIATVTILVSSDPGVCNIPTEICLEPNHAATICPQNCIVPDASTVSVTSVLGATVNILSGDCVYYIAPSNAAGLVDTVTINGCNAAGECAPVYAYITIGDCPKSLSAGDDLLTVYNNTSYALNIAANDEMPEGSYLLFYMMPRSGTLLQSNGKLYYTPNKGFNFGTDEFYYAIAKNGEAIEMARVIINVDFKNKVLYNSPKVK; encoded by the coding sequence TTGAACTGGGAATTTTATACGATGGATTCCGGTACTGACGGCAAAAAAAGCAAAATAACAGGTTTGGGAGATTTTGCAGGATGGGAACTGTATTTAACCCAAGAAACTGCGGGCAACAAATATACTACACAAGTGGGTATGGCTGCCAACGACAAAACATATACTTATGGTTTATCTACTTGGTTCAAAGCTACTGGTACTAATGCTGCCGGCGAAGCAGTAAGTAATATTCCGGGCGACTTTAACTTAGAGTTTTGTCAGGAATGTAGCGGTACTGCACAAGTAACCGTCAATGCGGCTCCGGGTACTTTCACTTATAGCCTTTCTCCTACGGGTAGTGTCAATGTAAATGGCAGCACTGTATCTGCGAGCAGCTTGTGTCCCGGTGCTTATACTTTGACCGTAAATTTGAGCAACGGCTCAGTACAAACTTATCCCATCTCCATCAGCGATGATGACACTTATGATATCAGCACTTCAGTGAGTACCGTAGCTCCTACAGGCAGCAACTGTAACGGCAGTGCACAAATTGCTTTGAGTTTTGTAGGCGGCAATAATTACACCTATACTTATAATGGCGGAGGTACTGTAACCAAAAACACCAACTCTCTCACCATCAGCAATTTATGTGAAGGCAACGGAAGTATCACTATCAACTATGGTACTTGTGCGGAAGTAGTAACTTTTACGGTAGGTACACCTGCTCCTTGTGAAGAAACTACACAATTCTGCACCGAAATTGGTCAGTCTTTGAGCATTTGCCCTACTTTTTGTTCTTTAAACAACAGCATCACTTATAACAGCACCAACAGCTCTTTGGGCGCAAATGTACAGGTGCAAGGCAATTGCATTTTATATACACCTAATACCAGCAGTGCAGCCAACGATGTATTAACGGTAACAGCACACGATAATACCGGAGCTACCGAAACAGTTGTTTTAAACATCACTATCGGAGATTGTAACGGCGGTCAGATTTTTGCAGTAGATGATTATGCACAAACTTTTATTGATTATCCGGTATCGGTAAATGTATTGGGCAATGAAGTAAGCCCAAGCGGTGCTTCTTTGACCATCGTTGAAATTTATCAGCCTTCTATGGGTTTTGCTACCATTTACAATGGTCAAATCATTTATACACCGCCTGTAGGTTATACCGGAACAGTTACTTTCTCTTATAAAGTTTGCGACACTGCGGGTAATTGCGACATTGCCACTGTAACTATATTGGTAAGCTCCGACCCGGGCGTATGTAATATTCCTACCGAAATCTGTTTAGAACCCAATCATGCTGCTACCATTTGCCCACAAAACTGTATCGTTCCCGATGCTTCTACGGTGAGTGTTACTTCTGTATTGGGAGCTACTGTTAATATTCTTTCCGGCGACTGCGTGTATTACATTGCTCCGAGCAATGCAGCCGGATTGGTAGATACCGTAACGATTAATGGTTGCAATGCAGCAGGCGAATGTGCTCCTGTATATGCTTATATCACTATCGGCGACTGTCCGAAATCATTGAGCGCAGGTGACGATTTATTGACTGTATATAATAATACTTCTTATGCTCTCAATATTGCAGCCAACGACGAAATGCCGGAAGGTTCTTATTTGTTGTTTTATATGATGCCGCGCAGTGGTACTTTGTTGCAAAGCAACGGCAAATTGTATTACACCCCTAACAAAGGTTTCAATTTCGGAACTGATGAGTTTTATTATGCCATCGCCAAAAATGGCGAAGCTATTGAAATGGCGCGTGTAATTATCAATGTAGATTTCAAAAACAAAGTATTATACAACAGTCCTAAAGTAAAATAA
- a CDS encoding ribulose-phosphate 3-epimerase: MLATFPIVAPSILAADFLHLGDAVNMLNKSLADWIHVDVMDGRFVPNISFGFPVMEALKQIAQKPLDVHLMIVEPERYIESFIQAGAAIVSIHYEASPHLHRSVHHIKQLGAKAGVAINPHTPIAVLEDIIADIDLVCMMSVNPGFGGQHFIENTYHKIQQLRNLIAQKKSAALIEIDGGVSEKNAAALIACGANVLVAGSSVFRAANPSAQIAELKNITAKPTAPIAI, from the coding sequence ATGCTTGCTACTTTTCCTATTGTAGCTCCTTCCATTTTAGCGGCTGATTTTTTGCACTTGGGTGATGCCGTCAATATGTTGAACAAGAGCCTCGCCGACTGGATACATGTAGATGTCATGGACGGACGCTTTGTTCCTAATATTTCATTTGGTTTTCCGGTAATGGAGGCTTTGAAACAAATAGCCCAAAAGCCGCTTGATGTACATTTGATGATAGTAGAGCCGGAGCGTTATATTGAGTCTTTTATTCAGGCGGGTGCTGCCATTGTGAGCATTCACTACGAAGCATCGCCGCATTTGCATCGTTCGGTGCATCATATTAAGCAATTGGGAGCAAAAGCAGGAGTGGCTATCAATCCGCATACGCCCATAGCCGTGCTGGAAGATATTATCGCCGACATTGATTTGGTGTGTATGATGTCGGTAAACCCGGGTTTCGGAGGGCAGCATTTTATTGAAAACACTTACCACAAAATACAGCAGTTGCGCAACCTAATCGCTCAAAAAAAATCTGCCGCCCTCATTGAAATTGACGGTGGGGTGAGCGAAAAAAACGCCGCCGCTTTGATAGCCTGTGGCGCAAATGTATTAGTGGCAGGAAGCAGCGTGTTTCGCGCCGCAAATCCCTCAGCCCAAATCGCCGAACTAAAAAACATCACCGCCAAACCCACCGCGCCCATAGCCATATAA
- a CDS encoding DMT family protein codes for MRTIILLLISNVFMTIAWYGHLKYKQIALWKVILVSWLIAFVEYCFQVPANRFGHGTFNTAQLKTIQEILSLSVFAVFSLVYLKEPFKSNHLIAFLFLIASAYFMFKN; via the coding sequence ATGCGTACCATCATTTTATTGCTCATTTCCAATGTGTTTATGACCATCGCTTGGTACGGGCATCTGAAATATAAACAAATAGCGTTGTGGAAAGTAATTTTGGTGAGCTGGCTCATCGCTTTTGTAGAATATTGTTTTCAAGTACCCGCCAACCGCTTCGGACACGGCACTTTTAATACCGCACAACTCAAAACCATACAAGAAATTTTATCGCTGTCGGTATTTGCCGTATTTTCTTTGGTTTATCTCAAAGAACCGTTCAAAAGCAACCATCTCATCGCTTTTTTATTTCTGATTGCTTCAGCTTATTTTATGTTTAAAAATTAA
- a CDS encoding nucleoside deaminase codes for MDKFMQMAIEQALKSRSEGGIPIGSVLVRNGELVAAGHNKRVQQQNPILHGEMDCLNNAGRIGSYRNTVLYSTLMPCYMCAGTVVQFNIKKVIVGESQTFSGARVLMEAHGVEVIDLNLPECVEMMRSFIAENPALWNEDIGEL; via the coding sequence ATGGACAAATTTATGCAAATGGCAATAGAGCAGGCTCTCAAAAGCCGCAGCGAGGGCGGTATTCCAATAGGCTCGGTGCTCGTGCGCAATGGCGAATTGGTAGCGGCGGGGCACAACAAGCGCGTACAGCAACAAAATCCTATTTTGCACGGTGAAATGGACTGCCTGAATAATGCCGGCAGAATTGGAAGCTATCGCAATACGGTGCTGTACTCTACGCTGATGCCCTGCTATATGTGCGCCGGAACGGTGGTGCAGTTCAATATCAAAAAAGTAATTGTGGGCGAGTCGCAAACTTTTTCGGGAGCGCGTGTGCTGATGGAAGCTCACGGCGTGGAAGTGATAGATTTGAACCTACCCGAATGTGTAGAAATGATGCGCAGTTTTATCGCCGAAAATCCCGCTTTGTGGAATGAAGATATTGGAGAGCTATAA